Proteins encoded by one window of Kribbella flavida DSM 17836:
- a CDS encoding ABC transporter substrate-binding protein — MLEQRKRIGAVATALVLVTAASGCAGWGGGAGGGGADSINVLMVNNPQMVDLQKLTADHFTKQTGIKVNYTVLPENDVRDKISQEFSSQAGQYDVASLSNFEIPIYATSKWIAPLSDYIAGDPKFNQDDVLKSMTESLSGADGKVYGEPFYGESSFLMYRKDVLAAKGITMPAKPTWQQVAEIAARVDNAQPGMRGICLRGQPGWGQLFAPLTTVVNTFGGTWFTEDWQAKVNAPEFTEATKFYVDLVRNHGQLGAPQAGFTECLNNVVQGNVAMWYDATSAAGSLEAPNSPVRGKMGYAAAPVVKTDSSGWLYAWSWSIQEASKKKDNAWKFISWASSKEYEELVGAQLGWSRVPAGKRASTYENPAYLKEAAAFAEPTRQAIEAADPRNPGVQKRPAIGIQFVDIPEFPDLGTQVSQDVSSAIAGRMSVDEALERGQELADDVAERYRSREAK; from the coding sequence GTGCTGGAACAGCGAAAGCGGATCGGGGCCGTGGCGACCGCTCTGGTCCTGGTGACTGCGGCCAGTGGCTGCGCCGGCTGGGGTGGTGGTGCGGGTGGCGGCGGTGCCGACAGCATCAACGTGCTGATGGTGAACAACCCGCAGATGGTCGACCTGCAGAAGCTGACCGCGGACCACTTCACCAAGCAGACCGGGATCAAGGTCAACTACACCGTGCTGCCGGAGAACGACGTCCGGGACAAGATCAGCCAGGAGTTCTCCAGCCAGGCCGGCCAGTACGACGTCGCCTCGCTCAGCAACTTCGAGATCCCGATCTACGCGACCAGCAAGTGGATCGCCCCGCTGTCGGACTACATCGCCGGCGACCCGAAGTTCAACCAGGACGACGTGCTGAAGTCGATGACCGAGTCGCTCAGCGGCGCCGACGGCAAGGTGTACGGCGAACCGTTCTACGGCGAGTCCTCGTTCCTGATGTACCGCAAGGACGTGCTGGCCGCGAAGGGCATCACGATGCCGGCCAAGCCGACCTGGCAGCAGGTCGCCGAGATCGCGGCCCGGGTGGACAACGCCCAGCCGGGGATGCGCGGCATCTGCCTGCGCGGCCAGCCGGGCTGGGGCCAGCTGTTCGCCCCGCTGACCACGGTGGTGAACACCTTCGGCGGCACCTGGTTCACCGAGGACTGGCAGGCGAAGGTCAACGCTCCGGAGTTCACCGAGGCGACCAAGTTCTACGTCGACCTGGTCCGCAACCACGGCCAGCTGGGCGCACCGCAGGCCGGCTTCACCGAGTGCCTGAACAACGTTGTCCAGGGCAACGTCGCGATGTGGTACGACGCCACCTCGGCGGCCGGTTCGCTGGAGGCGCCGAACTCGCCGGTCCGGGGCAAGATGGGCTACGCCGCGGCGCCGGTGGTGAAGACCGACAGCTCCGGCTGGCTGTACGCGTGGTCCTGGAGCATCCAGGAGGCCAGCAAGAAGAAGGACAACGCCTGGAAGTTCATCTCCTGGGCGTCCAGCAAGGAGTACGAGGAACTGGTCGGCGCGCAGCTGGGCTGGTCCCGGGTGCCGGCCGGCAAGCGCGCCTCGACGTACGAGAACCCGGCGTACCTGAAGGAGGCGGCGGCGTTCGCGGAGCCGACCCGGCAGGCGATCGAGGCGGCCGATCCGCGCAACCCGGGCGTGCAGAAGCGGCCGGCGATCGGGATCCAGTTCGTCGACATCCCGGAGTTCCCCGACCTCGGCACGCAGGTCAGCCAGGACGTCAGCTCGGCGATCGCCGGCCGGATGAGCGTCGACGAGGCGCTGGAACGCGGGCAGGAGCTCGCCGACGACGTCGCCGAGCGCTATCGCTCCCGAGAAGCGAAGTGA
- a CDS encoding cytidine deaminase has protein sequence MNVDWGVLRTAAVEAMRRAYAPYSGFPVGAAALVDDGRIVAGCNVENASYGLTLCAECGLVSALHASGGGRLVAFTCVDHNEELLTPCGRCRQLLHEHGGPELLIESPTGSRPLRELLPEAFGPEHMED, from the coding sequence ATGAATGTGGACTGGGGTGTACTGCGCACCGCTGCGGTCGAGGCGATGAGACGGGCGTACGCGCCGTACTCCGGCTTCCCGGTGGGCGCCGCCGCGCTGGTGGACGACGGGCGGATCGTTGCCGGCTGCAACGTGGAGAACGCGTCGTACGGGCTGACCCTGTGCGCCGAGTGCGGGCTGGTTTCCGCGCTGCACGCGAGCGGCGGTGGCCGGCTGGTCGCCTTCACCTGCGTGGACCACAACGAGGAACTGCTCACCCCGTGCGGACGGTGCCGCCAGCTGCTGCACGAGCACGGCGGCCCCGAGCTGCTGATCGAGTCGCCCACCGGCAGCCGTCCGCTGCGTGAGCTGCTGCCCGAGGCCTTCGGACCCGAACACATGGAGGACTAG
- a CDS encoding carbohydrate ABC transporter permease, with protein MSVDTQTRPGGRRAAVPPGGQSTMLRRTGDWARRAPLLPALVFMILVTQLPFLVTVFTSFMDWNAYYPDERGFAGVDNFRRVLTDANTRQAILVTILLTAAVVLISLLLGLGIALLLDRKFRGRGVVRTMMITPFLVVPVAAALLWKHALYNPEYGLFNGVLTWIFGDNAPQPDWISNQPLWSVIFALVWQWTPFMMLILLAGLQSRPLDVIEAAGIDGASQWDIFRYMTMPHLRQYLELSALLGSIYVVQNFDAVFTITSGGLGTANLPYTIYQTFYTAHDYGRASAAGVIVVIGTIVIATLALRSVSTLFKEESR; from the coding sequence ATGAGTGTCGACACCCAGACCCGGCCGGGCGGCCGGCGCGCCGCGGTCCCGCCCGGGGGGCAGTCCACAATGCTGCGCAGGACCGGCGACTGGGCCCGCCGGGCCCCGCTGCTGCCCGCGCTGGTCTTCATGATCCTGGTGACCCAGCTGCCGTTCCTGGTCACGGTCTTCACCTCCTTCATGGACTGGAACGCCTACTACCCCGACGAGCGCGGGTTCGCCGGCGTCGACAACTTCCGCCGGGTCCTCACCGACGCGAACACCCGGCAGGCGATCCTGGTGACGATCCTGCTGACCGCGGCGGTGGTGCTGATCAGCCTGCTGCTCGGGCTCGGGATCGCGTTGCTGCTGGACCGGAAGTTCCGCGGCCGGGGCGTGGTCCGGACGATGATGATCACGCCGTTCCTGGTGGTCCCGGTCGCCGCCGCGCTGCTGTGGAAGCACGCGCTCTACAACCCGGAGTACGGGCTGTTCAACGGGGTGCTGACCTGGATCTTCGGCGACAACGCCCCGCAGCCGGACTGGATCAGCAACCAGCCGTTGTGGTCGGTGATCTTCGCGCTGGTCTGGCAGTGGACGCCGTTCATGATGCTGATCCTGCTGGCCGGCCTGCAGAGCCGCCCGCTGGACGTGATCGAGGCAGCCGGCATCGACGGCGCCAGCCAGTGGGACATCTTCCGGTACATGACGATGCCGCACCTGCGCCAGTACCTCGAGCTCAGCGCCCTGCTCGGCTCGATCTACGTGGTGCAGAACTTCGACGCCGTCTTCACCATCACCTCTGGTGGCCTCGGGACGGCGAACCTGCCGTACACGATCTACCAGACCTTCTACACCGCGCACGACTACGGCCGGGCCTCGGCGGCCGGCGTGATCGTGGTGATCGGCACGATCGTGATCGCGACGCTGGCGCTGCGCTCGGTGTCCACGCTGTTCAAGGAGGAGAGCCGATGA
- a CDS encoding ATP-binding protein: MSARVVLLAGPSGTGKSHLAELVGLPVVRLDDFYRDGDDDAMPRSPLGIVDWDDPGSWDARRAVDALETLCTTGSADMPIYDIAVDSTVGHRAVTTGGSPLVIAEGIFADQIAGELRTRGLLAAAICVRHHRVVTFVRRFQRDLREHRKPPWTLLRRGLLLLKDDPRVVRRCLDAGCEPLHPRAARRRIADLLAAATTR; the protein is encoded by the coding sequence GTGAGCGCGCGTGTGGTCCTGCTGGCCGGGCCGTCCGGGACCGGGAAGTCGCACCTGGCCGAACTGGTCGGGCTGCCCGTCGTCCGCCTGGACGACTTCTACCGTGACGGCGACGACGACGCCATGCCGCGTTCCCCGCTGGGCATCGTCGACTGGGACGACCCGGGCTCCTGGGACGCCCGCCGCGCGGTCGACGCACTGGAGACGCTGTGTACGACAGGGTCGGCGGACATGCCGATCTACGACATCGCGGTCGACTCCACCGTCGGCCACCGCGCGGTGACCACCGGCGGCAGTCCACTGGTGATTGCCGAGGGCATCTTCGCGGACCAGATCGCCGGCGAGCTGAGGACGCGCGGTCTGCTCGCGGCCGCGATCTGCGTGCGGCACCACCGGGTGGTCACCTTCGTCCGCCGCTTCCAGCGCGACCTCCGCGAGCACCGCAAACCCCCGTGGACCCTGCTGCGCCGCGGCCTGCTGCTGCTCAAGGACGACCCCCGGGTGGTCCGCCGCTGCCTCGACGCCGGCTGCGAACCCCTGCACCCCAGAGCCGCCCGCCGCCGCATCGCCGACCTGCTCGCGGCTGCGACCACCCGCTAG
- a CDS encoding ABC transporter permease, translating to MSHTTTPETVRVPAPAAIEGPADRIRRLRVGGLMVVFALIGLGLAIFTGGGKATFQLTSGDLENNLLGVPAQPVALLLGALGLVAAVAYVLRRVPQRYAGWLAVVLGVCFIGAFLCWAAAGKTFPLANQFQGTLNFATPLILGALAGVLCERAGVINIAIEGQFLVGAFTAAVVASTTGSAAAALVAAALTGVLMAALLAVFSIKYLVNQVVLGVVLVVFASGITGYLFDQFLQEDAENLNTPAVLSAVKIPGLGDIPFIGPILFNQTVLVYLTYLAVAVVTFVLFQTRWGLRVRAVGEHPKAADTVGIKVKRVRYSAVLWAGVLAGLGGAFFTVGYAGSFSKEMTAGNGFIALAALIMGRWHPIGAMVAALFFGFATQLQSQLQIIQTPIPGELLLMAPYLATVIAVAGLVGRVRAPKADGEPYVTE from the coding sequence ATGAGCCACACGACCACCCCGGAGACCGTCCGGGTGCCGGCACCGGCCGCGATCGAGGGGCCTGCCGACCGGATCCGCCGGCTGCGCGTCGGCGGGCTGATGGTGGTGTTCGCGCTGATCGGCCTCGGCCTGGCGATCTTCACCGGCGGCGGCAAGGCGACGTTCCAGCTGACCTCCGGCGACCTGGAGAACAACCTGCTCGGCGTGCCGGCCCAGCCGGTGGCCCTGCTGCTCGGCGCGCTCGGCCTGGTCGCCGCAGTCGCCTACGTGCTCCGCCGGGTCCCGCAGCGGTACGCCGGCTGGCTGGCCGTCGTGCTGGGGGTCTGCTTCATCGGCGCGTTCCTGTGCTGGGCGGCGGCCGGCAAGACGTTCCCGCTGGCCAACCAGTTCCAGGGCACGCTGAACTTCGCCACCCCGCTGATCCTCGGCGCGCTGGCCGGGGTGCTGTGCGAGCGGGCCGGCGTCATCAATATCGCGATCGAGGGGCAGTTCCTGGTCGGCGCGTTCACCGCGGCCGTGGTGGCGAGCACGACCGGGAGCGCGGCCGCGGCGCTGGTCGCCGCCGCGCTGACCGGCGTGCTGATGGCGGCGCTGCTGGCCGTGTTCTCGATCAAGTACCTGGTCAACCAGGTCGTGCTCGGCGTCGTGCTGGTGGTCTTCGCGTCGGGCATCACGGGGTACCTGTTCGACCAGTTCCTGCAGGAGGACGCGGAGAACCTGAACACCCCGGCCGTGCTGTCGGCGGTGAAGATCCCCGGCCTGGGTGACATCCCGTTCATCGGCCCGATCCTGTTCAACCAGACGGTCCTGGTCTACCTGACCTACCTCGCGGTCGCGGTGGTCACGTTCGTGCTGTTCCAGACCCGCTGGGGCCTGCGGGTCCGCGCGGTCGGCGAGCACCCGAAGGCGGCCGACACGGTCGGTATCAAGGTCAAGCGGGTCCGGTACTCCGCGGTGCTCTGGGCGGGCGTGCTGGCCGGGCTCGGCGGCGCGTTCTTCACCGTCGGGTACGCCGGTTCGTTCAGCAAGGAGATGACCGCGGGCAACGGGTTCATCGCGCTGGCCGCGCTGATCATGGGCCGCTGGCACCCGATCGGCGCGATGGTGGCGGCGCTGTTCTTCGGCTTCGCCACCCAGTTGCAGTCCCAGCTCCAGATCATCCAGACCCCCATCCCCGGCGAACTGCTGCTGATGGCCCCGTACCTGGCCACGGTCATCGCCGTCGCCGGCCTGGTAGGCCGAGTCAGAGCCCCGAAGGCCGACGGTGAGCCCTACGTCACCGAGTAA
- a CDS encoding sugar-binding transcriptional regulator, with translation MNNRGQTLGDSDEDDELLADVARRYYLDNTSKVDIAKQLDLSRFKVARLLEDARERGIVQIQIKSPSPLDRALSEQLAEALELPRCVVTATTGSAEQVRAQVAEAAARTVAPLVRDGDLLGLTWSRAVDAMVDHFDALPACTVIQMAGSLHAPDGGGSTVDLARRAAELAGGTAYAVHAPLVVDDVAAVTALRRQPGIADTLAMADALDVSVVAIGAWRAGCSTVWDAVSEQVRAAGLAGGAVAEVSGHLLDVDGRLVESPLEQMIIAVSLDQLRRPAERVALAAGAHRAPAVIAAVRSGLVSTLVTTTDLAREVLRLLAAFERNSV, from the coding sequence GTGAACAACCGGGGACAGACACTCGGCGACAGCGACGAGGACGACGAGCTGCTGGCCGACGTCGCCCGCCGCTACTACCTGGACAACACCTCCAAGGTGGACATCGCCAAGCAGCTCGACCTGAGCCGTTTCAAGGTCGCCCGGCTGCTCGAGGACGCCCGCGAGCGGGGCATCGTCCAGATCCAGATCAAGAGTCCGAGCCCGCTCGACCGGGCCTTGTCCGAGCAGCTCGCCGAGGCTCTCGAGCTGCCGCGCTGCGTCGTCACCGCCACCACCGGTTCCGCCGAGCAGGTGCGGGCGCAGGTGGCCGAGGCCGCGGCCCGGACGGTCGCGCCGCTGGTCCGCGACGGCGATCTGCTCGGCCTGACCTGGAGCCGGGCGGTCGACGCGATGGTCGACCACTTCGATGCCCTGCCGGCCTGCACGGTGATCCAGATGGCAGGCTCGCTGCACGCCCCGGACGGCGGCGGTTCGACCGTCGACCTGGCCCGGCGCGCGGCCGAGCTGGCCGGCGGGACGGCGTACGCCGTGCACGCGCCGCTGGTGGTCGACGACGTCGCCGCCGTCACCGCCCTGCGCCGCCAGCCCGGTATCGCCGACACGCTGGCGATGGCCGATGCCCTGGACGTGTCGGTCGTTGCCATCGGCGCGTGGCGCGCGGGCTGCTCGACCGTCTGGGACGCGGTCTCGGAGCAGGTCCGGGCCGCGGGCCTGGCCGGTGGCGCCGTGGCCGAGGTCAGCGGGCATCTGCTGGACGTGGACGGCAGACTGGTCGAGTCACCGCTGGAGCAGATGATCATCGCGGTGTCGCTGGACCAGCTGCGCCGCCCGGCCGAACGGGTCGCACTGGCCGCCGGCGCGCACCGGGCTCCCGCAGTGATCGCGGCGGTCCGGTCCGGCCTGGTCAGCACCCTGGTGACGACCACCGATCTGGCCCGCGAAGTCCTGCGCCTGCTTGCCGCCTTCGAGAGGAACTCCGTCTGA
- a CDS encoding mannitol dehydrogenase family protein produces the protein MQKLSPATVDSFGDQVGVPRYDRTAVRAGIVHFGVGGFHRAHQAMYLDRLMNDNHGDGAALDWGICGVGVLPQDRRMADVMAAQNGLYTLVVKHPDGTLEPRVIGSIVEYLFAPDDPEAVLARLADPAIRIVSLTITEGGYHVNQVTGELDASDPGLAADLVPGATPAGVFGFVVEALARRRAAGVPPFTVMSCDNIPGNGHVARKMLTAFARLKDAELADWIEREVRFPNSMVDRITPVTAEADRQALAERFGIEDGWPVVCEPFTQWVLEDDFGGDRPSYEDVGVQLVDDVEPYELMKLRLLNASHQALCYLGYLAGYRYAHEVCQDKLFVDFLLGYMDEEGTPTLPPVPGVDLDRYKHQLIERFANPEVRDTLARLCAESSDRIPKWLVPVIRAQLAGDGAIERSALVVAAWARYAEGVDEQGRPIEVVDRLRDKLVERAQHNREQPLLFVSDRDLFGDLVDDERFVAAYTTSLASLHERGARATLEARRG, from the coding sequence GTGCAGAAACTCAGCCCGGCCACGGTGGACTCGTTCGGCGACCAGGTCGGCGTCCCGCGCTACGACCGGACGGCGGTCCGTGCCGGCATCGTGCACTTCGGTGTCGGCGGGTTCCACCGGGCGCATCAGGCGATGTACCTGGACCGGCTGATGAACGACAACCACGGGGACGGCGCTGCGCTCGACTGGGGCATCTGCGGTGTGGGCGTGCTGCCGCAGGACCGGCGGATGGCCGACGTGATGGCCGCGCAGAACGGGCTGTACACGCTGGTGGTCAAGCACCCGGACGGCACGCTGGAACCGCGGGTGATCGGCTCGATCGTCGAGTACCTGTTCGCGCCGGACGACCCGGAGGCGGTGCTGGCCCGGCTGGCCGACCCGGCGATCCGGATCGTCTCGCTGACCATCACGGAGGGCGGGTACCACGTCAACCAGGTGACCGGTGAGCTGGACGCGAGCGATCCCGGCCTGGCCGCGGACCTCGTCCCGGGGGCGACCCCGGCCGGCGTCTTCGGGTTCGTGGTCGAGGCGCTGGCGCGGCGCCGGGCGGCCGGCGTACCGCCGTTCACGGTGATGTCGTGCGACAACATCCCGGGCAACGGGCACGTGGCGCGCAAGATGCTCACCGCGTTCGCGCGGCTCAAGGACGCCGAGCTGGCCGACTGGATCGAGCGCGAGGTGCGGTTCCCGAACTCGATGGTGGACCGGATCACCCCGGTCACGGCCGAGGCCGACCGGCAGGCGCTGGCCGAGCGGTTCGGAATCGAGGACGGCTGGCCGGTGGTGTGCGAGCCGTTCACCCAGTGGGTGCTGGAGGACGACTTCGGCGGCGACCGGCCGTCGTACGAGGACGTCGGCGTGCAGCTGGTGGACGACGTCGAGCCGTACGAGCTGATGAAGCTGCGGCTGCTCAACGCGAGTCACCAGGCGCTGTGCTACCTGGGTTACCTGGCCGGCTACCGCTACGCGCACGAGGTCTGCCAGGACAAGCTGTTCGTCGACTTCCTGCTCGGCTACATGGACGAGGAGGGTACGCCGACCCTGCCGCCGGTGCCCGGCGTCGACCTGGACCGGTACAAGCACCAGCTGATCGAGCGCTTCGCCAACCCGGAGGTGCGCGACACGCTGGCCCGGCTCTGCGCCGAGAGCTCGGACCGGATCCCGAAGTGGCTGGTGCCGGTGATCCGCGCCCAGCTCGCGGGGGACGGCGCGATCGAGCGGTCGGCGCTGGTCGTGGCCGCCTGGGCCCGGTACGCCGAGGGCGTCGACGAGCAGGGCCGGCCGATCGAGGTGGTCGACCGGCTGCGGGACAAGCTGGTCGAGCGCGCGCAGCACAACCGGGAGCAGCCGCTGCTCTTCGTGTCCGACCGGGACCTGTTCGGTGACCTGGTCGACGACGAGCGGTTCGTAGCGGCGTACACCACTTCGCTCGCGTCCCTGCACGAGCGCGGAGCGCGGGCGACGCTGGAGGCGCGGCGCGGGTGA
- a CDS encoding carbohydrate ABC transporter permease, with amino-acid sequence MSTQVAMVTGRKKRGGGLALSGLAWIVGTLFVLPVLWMALTSFHAEEDAAKNPPDIAAPLTLDGYRSFFDTGPWPSIANSLTASILSTVLVILLAFPAAYALSIKPVKKWTDVLFFFLSTKMLPVVAGLLPIYLFAQSVGLLDNIWLLIVLYTSMNLPIAVWMLRSFLAEVPVEILEAASVDGAGLVRTLRSVVAPVVTPGIASAALICFIFSWNELLFARVLTGTVAQTAPVFLTGFVTSQGLFLAKVCAASLVVSLPVLIAGFAAQDKLVQGLSLGAVK; translated from the coding sequence ATGAGTACGCAGGTGGCGATGGTGACCGGCCGGAAGAAGCGTGGCGGTGGCCTCGCGCTGAGCGGGCTGGCCTGGATCGTGGGCACGCTGTTCGTGCTGCCGGTGCTCTGGATGGCGCTGACCTCGTTCCACGCCGAGGAGGACGCGGCGAAGAACCCGCCGGACATCGCCGCGCCGCTCACCCTGGACGGCTACCGCTCGTTCTTCGACACCGGCCCCTGGCCGTCGATCGCGAACTCGCTGACCGCGAGCATCCTGTCCACGGTGCTGGTGATCCTGCTGGCCTTCCCGGCGGCGTACGCGCTGTCGATCAAACCGGTGAAGAAGTGGACCGACGTGCTGTTCTTCTTCCTCTCCACCAAGATGCTGCCGGTGGTCGCCGGACTGCTGCCGATCTACCTGTTCGCCCAGTCGGTCGGCCTGCTGGACAACATCTGGCTGCTGATCGTGCTCTACACCTCGATGAACCTGCCGATCGCGGTCTGGATGCTGCGCAGCTTCCTGGCCGAGGTCCCGGTGGAGATCCTCGAGGCGGCCTCGGTCGACGGCGCCGGCCTGGTCCGCACCCTGCGCTCGGTGGTCGCGCCGGTGGTCACCCCGGGCATCGCGTCGGCGGCGCTGATCTGCTTCATCTTCAGCTGGAACGAGCTGCTGTTCGCGCGGGTGCTGACCGGCACCGTGGCGCAGACCGCGCCGGTCTTCCTGACCGGGTTCGTGACCAGCCAGGGCCTGTTCCTGGCCAAGGTCTGCGCGGCGTCGCTGGTGGTCTCGCTGCCGGTGCTGATCGCCGGGTTCGCGGCACAGGACAAACTGGTCCAGGGACTGTCGCTCGGGGCGGTCAAGTGA
- a CDS encoding thymidine phosphorylase, producing the protein MTFDAVDVIRTKRDRGELSDGQIDWVIDAYTRGDVADEQMSSLAMAILLNGMTRREIARWTAAMIASGERMNFAELSRPTADKHSTGGVGDKITLPLAPLVAACGVAVPQLSGRGLGHTGGTLDKLESIPGWRAALSNDELMRQLDDVGAVICAAGDGLAPADKKLYALRDVTGTVEAIPLIASSIMSKKIAEGTGALVLDVKVGTGAFMKDLADARELAETMVALGTDAGVRTVALLTDMSTPLGLTAGNALEVRESLEVLAGGGPADVVELTVALAAEMLAAAGVTDVDPAEKLKDGTAMDVWRRMIAAQGGDPDAELPVAPEQHVVKAETSGVLSRLDALAVGVAAWRLGAGRARKEDPVSPVAGVELHAKPGDQVTAGQPLLTLHADDPSRFERALESLADAVEIGDAYDATPLVIDRITA; encoded by the coding sequence GTGACTTTCGACGCCGTCGACGTGATCCGTACCAAGCGGGACCGAGGTGAGTTGAGCGACGGCCAGATCGACTGGGTGATCGACGCCTACACCCGCGGCGACGTCGCCGACGAGCAGATGTCGTCGCTGGCGATGGCGATCCTGCTGAACGGCATGACCCGCCGGGAGATCGCCCGCTGGACCGCCGCGATGATCGCCTCGGGCGAGCGGATGAACTTCGCCGAACTGTCCCGGCCGACCGCCGACAAGCACTCCACCGGCGGCGTCGGCGACAAGATCACCCTGCCGCTGGCCCCGCTGGTGGCGGCCTGCGGAGTCGCCGTCCCGCAGCTGTCCGGCCGCGGTCTCGGTCACACCGGCGGCACGCTGGACAAACTGGAGTCGATTCCCGGCTGGCGCGCCGCGCTGTCGAACGACGAGCTGATGCGCCAGCTCGACGACGTCGGCGCGGTGATCTGCGCGGCCGGCGACGGACTGGCGCCGGCGGACAAGAAGCTGTACGCGCTGCGCGACGTGACCGGGACGGTCGAGGCGATCCCGCTGATCGCCAGCTCGATCATGAGCAAGAAGATCGCCGAGGGCACCGGCGCGCTGGTGCTGGACGTGAAGGTCGGGACCGGCGCGTTCATGAAGGACCTGGCCGACGCCCGCGAGCTGGCCGAGACAATGGTTGCCCTGGGCACCGACGCGGGGGTGCGCACGGTCGCGCTGCTGACCGACATGTCGACACCGCTCGGGCTCACCGCCGGCAACGCGCTGGAGGTCCGGGAGTCGCTGGAGGTACTGGCCGGCGGCGGTCCGGCCGATGTCGTCGAGCTCACCGTGGCGCTCGCCGCCGAGATGCTCGCCGCGGCCGGCGTGACCGATGTCGACCCGGCCGAGAAGCTCAAGGACGGGACGGCGATGGACGTCTGGCGCCGGATGATCGCGGCCCAGGGCGGCGATCCGGACGCCGAGCTGCCGGTCGCCCCGGAGCAGCACGTGGTCAAGGCCGAAACGTCCGGTGTGCTGAGCCGCCTCGACGCGCTGGCGGTCGGAGTCGCCGCCTGGCGCCTCGGTGCCGGGCGGGCGCGCAAGGAGGACCCGGTTTCACCGGTCGCCGGTGTCGAGCTGCACGCGAAGCCGGGCGACCAGGTCACCGCCGGGCAACCGCTGCTCACCCTGCACGCCGACGACCCGAGCCGCTTCGAGCGGGCACTGGAGTCGCTGGCCGACGCCGTGGAGATCGGTGACGCGTACGACGCGACCCCGCTGGTGATCGACCGCATCACCGCCTGA
- a CDS encoding DUF998 domain-containing protein yields MDRLTKLGATAWAVGVTQFFVLMVVVQLSWKTRYSWADNNISDLGNVHCGDFGGRYVCSPLHGLMNGSFVVGGVLIIAGVLLTYAAWPRGVASWTVRVLLMATGSGWMVAGLSPADINEDLHVLGGAVVIFLGGNLALLLAGLLRPDSPISRTRWYAVGFGLLGLVAMVLHFGGHGLGLGTGGMERVTAYGVPVWLLIAALTLLRPTPSRRESSGARRRRAAVRR; encoded by the coding sequence ATGGACAGATTGACGAAGCTAGGGGCGACCGCCTGGGCGGTCGGGGTCACGCAGTTCTTCGTTCTGATGGTGGTCGTGCAGCTCAGCTGGAAGACTCGCTACAGCTGGGCGGACAACAACATCAGTGACCTCGGCAACGTTCACTGCGGCGATTTCGGTGGCCGCTACGTCTGCTCGCCGCTACACGGCCTGATGAACGGGTCGTTCGTCGTCGGCGGTGTACTGATCATCGCCGGAGTGCTGCTCACCTACGCCGCTTGGCCGCGCGGCGTGGCGTCGTGGACAGTCCGGGTGTTGCTGATGGCAACTGGTAGCGGCTGGATGGTGGCCGGGCTCTCCCCCGCCGACATCAACGAGGACCTGCACGTGCTCGGCGGCGCCGTGGTGATCTTCCTCGGCGGCAACCTCGCGCTGCTGCTCGCGGGACTGCTCCGCCCGGACAGCCCGATCAGCCGCACCCGCTGGTACGCCGTGGGCTTCGGTCTGCTCGGACTCGTCGCGATGGTCCTGCACTTCGGCGGGCACGGCCTCGGCCTGGGGACCGGCGGAATGGAACGCGTGACCGCGTACGGCGTACCGGTGTGGCTGCTGATCGCGGCGCTGACCTTGCTGCGGCCGACCCCTTCGCGCCGGGAGAGCTCCGGTGCGAGGAGGCGGCGGGCCGCGGTCAGGCGGTGA